In Kytococcus sedentarius DSM 20547, the sequence TCCCTGCCGCACGCTGAACACCACGTGGCTGCCCTCGGTGTACCAGTGGCCCAGCACCCCGGTGAGCTCCTCGGGCACCGACTCGCCCGGGGTCCACGGCTCCCCGGCGGCCGGTTCGGCGGACTCCAGCGCCTCGCCCAGGTCGATCGCCAGGGCTGCCGGGTCCGGCGAGTTCGAGTTGTTCATGAACACCAGCCCGCCGGTGCCGGACTCACGGTGGGTGAACACCCCCGTGATGTGGCCCGGCATGCCGCCGGTGTGGCCCACCCAGATGCGCTTGTCGCGGCGCATGAGGAAGAAGCCGAGCCCCATCGTGGCGCTCCACCCGCGCGGGTCGATGACGGTCTGCGGCTGCGTCATCTCCTCGAGCGTGTCCGGGGCGAGCACCGCCTCGTCGGGGTCGGCGACGAAGCCCGACCAGCGCGCCATGTCCGATGGGGTGGACGCCAGGCCGCCGCAGGGGGCGGTGCCCCGGAATTCGGGCACCGGCTCGACCAGCGGCACGTCGCTGAAGGGCGGCACGAAGTAGCCCTGCACCTGCGCGCCGGAGAAGCCCACCGTGGTGCGGCGCAGCTCCAGCGGGTCCAGCAGCCGCGCCTGCAGGGACTCCGCCCAGCTGCGGCCGTCGAGGTGGGCCACCACCTCACCCAGCAGGCAGTACATGAGGTTCGAGTAGTGCCAGCGGGTGTGCGAGGGCCCCACGCGCTCGGCCTGCGCGTACTCCTGGACCAGCCGCTCCGCATCGGGGAAGGCCAGGGTCTCCCACACGTCACCGTGGGGTTCGCGCTGCATGCCCGAGACGTGTGCGAGGGCCGAGCGGATGGTGGCCGCGTGTGCGGGCGAGGGGGTGCCGCCGGGCAGGTGGTCGCCCAGGTGGTCGTCCAGGGAGAGTCTCCCCTCGTCGCGGGCCTGCATGATCATCACGGCCGTGAAGGTCTTGGTGTTGGAGGCCACCAGGTACTGGTCGTCGGCGGTGGCGGCACGGTCGCGTCCCTCACCGCCACCGGTGGTGCCGATGCCCTCGCTCCACACCAGCTCGCCGCCCCGCTGCACGCCCGCGAACAGGGCGGGCACGCGCCCGGTGGACTGCCCCTCCAGGGCGATGCGGTGCAGCTCGCGGGTGGTGCTCCGGCGGAGGCCGTCCTGGGTTTGGGGTGCGTCGTGGCTCATGGGCGCACCGTATCCCCCGAGGGTGACCTTGGCCACAGCGCGGGAACAAGCCCCGTGGGTGAGCGGTTGACGCCTGCGAGACCGCGCCGTCCTGCAAGGGGACGGCGGCCCCGTACCCCTGAGGAGGCACCCGTGGCCACCGTTGAACTGACCGCTGAGAACTTCGAGCAGACCATCAAGGACAACCCCATGGTGGTCGTGGACTTCTGGGCCACGTGGTGCGGTCCGTGCACGCAGTTCGCCCCCGTCTACGACGCCGCCTCCGAGAAGCACCAGGACATCGTCTTCGGCAAGGTCGACATCGACGCCCAGCCGCAGCTGGCCGGTGCGCTGGGCATCCAGTCGGTGCCCACCACCATGGCTTTCCGCGAGCAGATCGGCGTGTTCGCCCAGCCGGGCGCCATGCCCGCCACCGCCCTGGACGAGGTCCTCGAGGCCGTCAAGGGCCTGGACATGGACGAGGTCCGCGCGCAGGTGGAGGCTGAGCAGGCCGCCGCGCAGCAGCAGGCCCCCCAGGCCCAGCAGTCCACCACCCCGGCCGATGCGGGCACCCGCTCCGCCGGTGGTGCCGACCCGGCGAACCCCTTCACCTGAGGCTCCCTCGCCCTCTCGTGGGCCATCACCCGATCCCGGGTGGTGGCCCACGGTGCGTCGTGGCTCGCGCGAGGGCCGCGCGCTGGGGACGCGTCACAGCATCGGGTCGGGTGCCGTCTCGTGCTGCGGACGAGTCAGCGCATCGGGCCGGGCGCCGTGAGGGAGATGGGGTGACCCACGTATCGCCGGCGGGTGGTGCGTCGGTGCCCCGGGCGGCCTACGCTGGCCGGGTGTTGACCCGAGCCGACGTCGCGACCGCCCTGCGCCTCCCCGAGGCCGCCGTTCCCGAGGCCTTCGCCGGGTCACCCGGCATTGCCGCGGTCACGCACGACTCCCGCGCGGTGGAGCCGGGCGCCGCCTTCGTGGCCGTCTCCGGCTTCAAGAGCGACGGGCTGCGCTTCGCCGCCTCGGCGCTCGCCGGGGGTGCGTCCCTGGTGGTGGCCGAGCGGGAGTGGCCCACCGCCGCCGACCGCGAGGCCGACCCGCAGATCGGCGAGATCGAGGGCGCCGGGCCGCTGCCCGTGGTGGTGGTGCCGAACGCGCGGGAGGCCCTGGGGTTGCTCGCGGCCGCCGTCAACGGCAACCCCAGTCGCTCGATGCGGGTGCACGGCATCACCGGCACCAACGGCAAGACCACCACCAGCTACGTCCTGTACAACCTCCTCGCCGGCATCCTGGGCAAGGACAAGGTGGGCCTGTCCACGACGGTGGAGGTCATCATCGACGGGGTGGGGCGCCCCGCCATGCGGACCACGCCCGAGGCCCCGCTGGTGCAGGAGAACCTGCGCCGCATGGTGGGGGCCGGGGCGAGTGATGCGGTGCTGGAGACCTCCAGCCACGGCCTGGAGTTGCACCGCGTGACCGGGGTGGAGTACGCCTCGGCGATCTTCACCAACCTCACCCGGGACCACCTGGACATCCACGGCGACATGGAGACCTACTTCCAGGTCAAGCGGCAGCTGTTCGAGCGCACCGAGGGCCCCCGGCTGGCCAACGTGGACGACGACTACGGCCGCCGGCTGGCCCGCGAGTTCCCGGGCTCGCTGACCTTCGGCTACTCGCCGGAGGCCGACTACCAGATCGTCGATCCCACCGACCTCACGTTGGAGGGCATGCAGTTCACGCTGCGCACCCCGGGGCACGGGGAGCTGCGGCTGGAGCCGCCGCTGGTGGGCGACTACAACGCGTTGAACGTGGCCGGCGCGGTGGCGGTGGCGCTGGAGTCGGGGCACGACCCGCTCGCCGTCGTCGATGCGGTGAAGGGCCTCGGTCAGGTGCCGGGTCGCTTCCAGCGGATTGCCGAGGCCGCGGACCACGGGTTCATGGCCGTGGTCGACTACGCGCACACCGAGGTCGGCCTGGAGATGGTGCTCACGGTGGCGCGCAAGATCGCCGACATGGCCGGTGGGCGGTTGATCTGCGTCTACGGCGCCGCCGGGGAGCGCGATGCCGCGAAGCGGCCGTTGATGGGGGAGGTCGTCTCCCGCATCGCGGACGTCGGCATCATCACCACGGACGACCCCTACGGGGAGGACCCGGTGACCATCGCCGACGAGGTGATGGCCGGCGCGGACCCGGCGGACACCCACATCGTGGTCGACCGGCGCGAGGCGTTGCTCGAGGCGGTGGCGATGGCGCGGGAGAACGACCTGCTGATCGCCTGCGGCAAGGGCGACGAGCCGTTCCAGCACCTGCCCGAGGGCGACGTGGACCACCACGACCCCACCAGCATCCGCGAGGGCCTCTCCCTGCGCTGAGGCTGGTCGCGGCACAGGTCCCGGAGACGATGCCGGCACGGGGCCGGACGAGACCTGGGGCCCCAGGCCCGGGTGAGGGGTCTGTCAGTCCTCCTGGTCGAGGCGCTCGCCGGCCAGCACGGCCTTCACGTCGTCTGCCGGCACCTCGGCGATGCTGGGGTGGCGCCAGGCGGCGTCGTTGGTCCGGTCGATGAGCACGGCGCGCACGCCCTCGGCGAAGTCCCCGCTGAGGATCATGCCGGTGGCCCGCTCCAGGTCCTGCTCCAGCACCCCCGCGAGGGTGTCCCCCGCGGCAGCGCGCAGCCCGGCGAGCGTCACGTTCACCGAGAGCGGTGAGCGCGACTCCAGCAGCTCGGCGGCCTTCTGGGCACCCTCGGCGTCGTGGCCGCGCAGGCGCTCCAGGATGGCGCCGGCGGCCTCGCCCTCGTAGCACTCGGCGGTCCATGCGGCCTGGCTCAGCAGCGGGGCCTCCGGCTCACCGCCGGCCTCCCGCGCGGCAGCCACCAGGTCGTCCGCGGACTCACCGCCGGCCAACCGGTCCACCACGGCCTCGGGGTCCAGGAACTCGGCGGGGGCCACCGCATCGGCCAGGCCGAGCACCACCGCATCGGCCCCGGAGAAACGGTCGCCGGTCAGGGCCACGTGCGTGCCCAGCTCGAAGGGGGCGCGGGCCAACAGGTACAGCGCACCCACGTCGGGGAACAGGCCGATCCCGGTCTCGGGCATGGCCACCTTCGCGTCCGCGGCCACCAACCGGTGCGATCCGTGGGCGCTGATGCCGATGCCGCCCCCCATCACCGCGCCGTGCATGAGCGGCACGTAGGGGATCGGGTAGTCGGCGATCAGCTGATTGAGCTCGTACTCGGTGCGCCAGAAGTCGCGGGCGGGGCCCACCTCGCCGGAGGTCGCGGCCTCGCGCAGCACCTTGATGTCGCCGCCGGCGCACAAGCCCTTCTCCCCCTCGCCGGAGACCACCACGGCCCGCGGGCGCTGCTCACCCTCGGCGGCGTCCCACTCGCGCAGCTGACCCAGCATGGCAGCGCACATGTCGTGCGTCAGGGCGTTGAGCGCCTTCGGGCGGTTCAGGTGGATGCGGGCGATGCCGTCACGCACCCCGACCAGCACGTCATCGGTCTCGGGGGTGGGGGTGAGGTCGGTAGCCATGGTTCCTCCTGGGGTCGGTGTCGGTCTGTGTCGGCCGGCTGGCTGTCTGCGGTGTGGCGTCGACGGGGCGCGTCGGTCCGTGCGGGTTGTCCGGCCCCGGTCCGGCGCGGTCGTGTGCCGCCGGGCGGTGTGCTGCCGCCAGCGTTCCACATGGCGTGCGACCGCGGCCGCCCTGCCTGCCCGTTGGCCAGCGTTTCCCCATCGGTCGGGGGTTGTCGCATCCTGCGCCGACGGCGCGGACGGCGCGCCCACCGGGGCCGTCCCGTCGGCGCAGGGGATGTTCTTCCGGCTCACCGGGCCGGGGTTGGAGGACGACGGCGGGTTGAAGCCCGACCAGCACCTCGACGTCATCGGGGACGACGCGTGGATCGTCACCGAGGGGGAGGAGCAGTCCCGCCAGGTGGCGTGCCCTGCCTTGGGTGCTGCGCTGGAGGACCCGTTCGAGGGCCACACGGAGTGATGGGCGGGCCGGCGTGATGGGACGTGGTGGTGCTGTGGGCCCCGCGCGCAGTGGCCGGGATGGGCCCCCGCCCGACCCCGGGCGTAGACTGCTGCTCACGTGTTCCGGGGTCGGTGCAAGTCCGAACCGGCGGTGAGAGTCCGCGACCCGTCCGCATCCAGCGGGCGGTTGACTCGGTGAAAATCCGAGACCGACGGTGAAAGTCCGGATGGAAGGCACACGTGCGTCATCGCCCAGCGGTGACCTGTCGTCGTGGTGAGGAGCCGCGAAGCATCTCGTGTGAGACGGGGTGCTGTCGCCCCCTCGCGCCCGACCGTTCCCCCGGTGCACCCGGGCCGTCCGCCGGACGGTTCGCGCCGCCACCGCCGTGAGGAACGACCAGTGAGCTCCACCGGGAACCCCCCGACCCCGAGACGTGCCCCCGTTGTGGGTGCCGAGCTCGACGGTCCTCCCGTGGTCCCCCACGAGTCGCCGCAGCTGGTGGCCGCCATGCGCCGCGCCCTGGACCTGGCTGCCCGTGGGCCGGCCGTCGACCCGAACCCCCGCGTCGGCTGCGTGCTCCTCGACCGCGACGGCCGCACGCTCGGCGAGGGTTTCCACCAGGGCGCCGGTACGCCCCACGCCGAGGTGGCTGCCCTGCTCGATGCGGGGTGCGGCCCGGCCGCGGGTCCCCGCCCTTCCGGGCCCGTCACCCATGCCGGCCCCCGCCCTTCCGGGCCCGTCACCCATGCCGGCCCCCGCCCTTCCGGGCCCGTCACCCATGCCGGCCCCCGCCCTTCCGGGCCCGTCACCCGTGCCGGGACGCCGCGCCTGCCGGCAGGCGCCACCGCGGTCGTCACCCTCGAGCCCTGCAACCACACCGGGCGCACCGGCCCGTGCGCCGAGGCCCTGCTCGATGCGGAGATCGCCCGCGTGGTCATCGCCCAGTCGGACCCGACGCCCCTCGCCTCCGGCGGCGCCGAGCGATTGCGCACCGCGGGGGTCGAGGTGGTCACGGGCGTGCTGGAGAGCGAGGCGACCGCGCTGAACCGGTGGTTCACCGCATCGGCCCGGCTCGGGCGACCCGTGGTCACGCTCAAGCTGGCCAGCACCCTCGATGGTCGGGTGGCCGCTGCCGACGGCACCAGCCAGTGGATCACTGGTGGGCCCGCCCGACTCGACGTGCACCGCCAGCGAGCGACCGCCGGCGCCATCGTCGTGGGCACCGGCACCGCCCTGGCCGACGACCCGAAGCTCACCGTGCGCCTGCCCGCCGCCGAGCTCGCCGCCCCCGCCGTGGAGTCGGACCCAGCCCCGGAGGCGGGCCCTGCCCCAAGCGCGACCCCGTCGACAGACGCAGCCCCCGCCCCGGACGCGACCACGGCGCCGACCCCGCGGCAGCCGCTGCGGGTGGTTGTCGGCACGCGTGAGCTCCCCGCATCGGCTCGGGTGTTCGACGACGCGGCCGAGACGATCTCCCTGCGCACCCACGACCCTGCTGAGGTCCTGCGCGTCCTCTCCGACCGGGGCATCCACCACGTCTGGCTCGAGGGCGGTCCCACCCTGGCGGCTGCCTTCCTGCGCGCCGGGTTGGTCGACCGCCTCGTCCACTACCTGGCCCCCGCGCTGCTGGGTGCGGGGCCGTCGCTGATCGGTGACCTCGGCATCGGCTCCATCGACGGCATCGACCGGTGGCACCTCGAGGACGTCACCCACCTGGGCGACGACCTGCGCCTGACGCTCGTGCCCGCTGCAGGACTGACCCCCGGGATCCCGGCGACCCCGGCGACCCCCGGGATCCCGGCGACCCCCGCGACCCCCGAAGGAGCCTGACGTGTTCACCGGAATTATCGAGGAGCTCGGCCGCATCGAGGTCATCGACCCGGCGGGGGACGACGTTCGCCTGACCGTCCACGGCCCGCTGGTCACGAGCGATGCCTCCCGCGGCGACTCGATCGCCGTGAACGGCGTGTGCTTGACGGTCACGGACCTGGGCGAGGCGGGTGACTCCGCATCGCCTGCCAGGTTCACCGCCGACGTGATGCCCGAGACGCTCACCCACAGCTCGCTCGGCGCCCTGACCCCCGGCAGCCCGGTCAACCTGGAGCGCGCCGTGCGGGTCGACGCCCGGCTGGGTGGCCACATCGTCCAGGGGCACGTCGACGGTGTCGGCACGATCGCCGACCGGACCCCCGGCGACCGCTGGGAGGTCGTCCGCGT encodes:
- a CDS encoding serine hydrolase domain-containing protein, which codes for MSHDAPQTQDGLRRSTTRELHRIALEGQSTGRVPALFAGVQRGGELVWSEGIGTTGGGEGRDRAATADDQYLVASNTKTFTAVMIMQARDEGRLSLDDHLGDHLPGGTPSPAHAATIRSALAHVSGMQREPHGDVWETLAFPDAERLVQEYAQAERVGPSHTRWHYSNLMYCLLGEVVAHLDGRSWAESLQARLLDPLELRRTTVGFSGAQVQGYFVPPFSDVPLVEPVPEFRGTAPCGGLASTPSDMARWSGFVADPDEAVLAPDTLEEMTQPQTVIDPRGWSATMGLGFFLMRRDKRIWVGHTGGMPGHITGVFTHRESGTGGLVFMNNSNSPDPAALAIDLGEALESAEPAAGEPWTPGESVPEELTGVLGHWYTEGSHVVFSVRQGALEARMAGAPKEAPPAVFERVEADLYRTVSGRERGEMLRITRREDGTVLKMNWATYLVTREPLAFGQNPQ
- a CDS encoding thioredoxin family protein → MATVELTAENFEQTIKDNPMVVVDFWATWCGPCTQFAPVYDAASEKHQDIVFGKVDIDAQPQLAGALGIQSVPTTMAFREQIGVFAQPGAMPATALDEVLEAVKGLDMDEVRAQVEAEQAAAQQQAPQAQQSTTPADAGTRSAGGADPANPFT
- a CDS encoding UDP-N-acetylmuramoyl-L-alanyl-D-glutamate--2,6-diaminopimelate ligase, giving the protein MLTRADVATALRLPEAAVPEAFAGSPGIAAVTHDSRAVEPGAAFVAVSGFKSDGLRFAASALAGGASLVVAEREWPTAADREADPQIGEIEGAGPLPVVVVPNAREALGLLAAAVNGNPSRSMRVHGITGTNGKTTTSYVLYNLLAGILGKDKVGLSTTVEVIIDGVGRPAMRTTPEAPLVQENLRRMVGAGASDAVLETSSHGLELHRVTGVEYASAIFTNLTRDHLDIHGDMETYFQVKRQLFERTEGPRLANVDDDYGRRLAREFPGSLTFGYSPEADYQIVDPTDLTLEGMQFTLRTPGHGELRLEPPLVGDYNALNVAGAVAVALESGHDPLAVVDAVKGLGQVPGRFQRIAEAADHGFMAVVDYAHTEVGLEMVLTVARKIADMAGGRLICVYGAAGERDAAKRPLMGEVVSRIADVGIITTDDPYGEDPVTIADEVMAGADPADTHIVVDRREALLEAVAMARENDLLIACGKGDEPFQHLPEGDVDHHDPTSIREGLSLR
- a CDS encoding 3-hydroxyisobutyryl-CoA hydrolase — translated: MATDLTPTPETDDVLVGVRDGIARIHLNRPKALNALTHDMCAAMLGQLREWDAAEGEQRPRAVVVSGEGEKGLCAGGDIKVLREAATSGEVGPARDFWRTEYELNQLIADYPIPYVPLMHGAVMGGGIGISAHGSHRLVAADAKVAMPETGIGLFPDVGALYLLARAPFELGTHVALTGDRFSGADAVVLGLADAVAPAEFLDPEAVVDRLAGGESADDLVAAAREAGGEPEAPLLSQAAWTAECYEGEAAGAILERLRGHDAEGAQKAAELLESRSPLSVNVTLAGLRAAAGDTLAGVLEQDLERATGMILSGDFAEGVRAVLIDRTNDAAWRHPSIAEVPADDVKAVLAGERLDQED
- the ribD gene encoding bifunctional diaminohydroxyphosphoribosylaminopyrimidine deaminase/5-amino-6-(5-phosphoribosylamino)uracil reductase RibD, with translation MRRALDLAARGPAVDPNPRVGCVLLDRDGRTLGEGFHQGAGTPHAEVAALLDAGCGPAAGPRPSGPVTHAGPRPSGPVTHAGPRPSGPVTHAGPRPSGPVTRAGTPRLPAGATAVVTLEPCNHTGRTGPCAEALLDAEIARVVIAQSDPTPLASGGAERLRTAGVEVVTGVLESEATALNRWFTASARLGRPVVTLKLASTLDGRVAAADGTSQWITGGPARLDVHRQRATAGAIVVGTGTALADDPKLTVRLPAAELAAPAVESDPAPEAGPAPSATPSTDAAPAPDATTAPTPRQPLRVVVGTRELPASARVFDDAAETISLRTHDPAEVLRVLSDRGIHHVWLEGGPTLAAAFLRAGLVDRLVHYLAPALLGAGPSLIGDLGIGSIDGIDRWHLEDVTHLGDDLRLTLVPAAGLTPGIPATPATPGIPATPATPEGA
- a CDS encoding riboflavin synthase gives rise to the protein MFTGIIEELGRIEVIDPAGDDVRLTVHGPLVTSDASRGDSIAVNGVCLTVTDLGEAGDSASPARFTADVMPETLTHSSLGALTPGSPVNLERAVRVDARLGGHIVQGHVDGVGTIADRTPGDRWEVVRVSIPVALARYVVDKGSITLDGVSLTVSGVGTDWLEVSLIPETLARTTLGTAAVGSPVNVEVDVLAKYVEKLVGGTR